One Phaseolus vulgaris cultivar G19833 chromosome 11, P. vulgaris v2.0, whole genome shotgun sequence genomic window carries:
- the LOC137838107 gene encoding uncharacterized protein: MDIFLHFFEVKKQGKSLWVSFNGIAGRVLLSLFQQSYKGWRGKFFRVCCTEHDHSVLDGFPLYWVQEVKLTKPKTLDELPSIDREVCQILASVGVLDTSALIAREYDAEALTKYINSKMDRNKRLRLAQALKTKGEATSKGAGDSTHPTSEPAPTSLTSCLQNPSHKTPPQTLPSATRTPNSPPPIAVVPLALAETTATPAPLDKGKGVVVLPSDDEEDSNEGQVFKRRRTAKVVTSTFSSNHGADSLREHPPSATSPPQQLALEGGVESEPAQAAPAPELPQPVQEMLRGYLHKARAKASELSALQALEKECASLKEEKRRWERQEEAYKDSLKVAQKAKEEASKRLHEAGQAHVELLGQKKLEDHCVDRELKLGAAKKALEVKTKKLLEAKVKAFDLLEAELRAELVKAFATKDEELASQAAHFKKTEEDLVQDAAGAFADGFAEALAQAACANPRIDVSECSPMNEIVEGKLVPLEAHED, translated from the exons ATGGACATCTTCCtccacttttttgaggtgaagaagcaagggaaaagcctaTGGGTGAGCTTCAACGGTATTGCTGGAAGAGTCCTCCTCTCTctattccagcaatcctacaaaggcTGGAGGGgaaagttcttcagggtgtgctgcaCTGAGCACGACCACTCTGTGCTAGATGGCTTCCCCCTATACTGGGTGCAGGAAGTAAAGTTGACCAAGCCTAAGACCTTAGATGAGTTGCCCTCGATTGATCGAGAGGTTTGTCAGATTCTGGCTAGCGTGGGGGTCCTCGATACCTCTGCGCTGATAGCTCGTGAATACGATGCTGAGGCCCTCACCAAATACATAA ATTCTAAAATGGATAGGAACAAAAGACTGAGGCTCGCCCAAGCTTTGAAAACCAAGGGCGAAGCTACGTCCAAAGGAGCTGGGGACTCCACACACCCAACCTCCGAACCTGCTCCCACCTCCCTAACCTCTTGCCTCCAAAACCCATCTCATAAAACACCTCCACAAACTCTTCCCTCTGCAACTCGCACTCCAAACTCCCCACCTCCCATAGCGGTCGTTCCCCTTGCCTTGGCCGAGACTACCGCAACACCAGCCCCCCTGGACAAAGGCAAAGGGGTGGTGGTGTTGCCTTCAGACGACGAAGAGGACTCTAATGAAGGGCaagtcttcaagaggaggagAACCGCCAAGGTCGTCACCTCCACCTTCTCTTCCAACCACGGTGCTGATTCACTAAGGGAGCACCCTCCAAGCGCCACCTCACCTCCACAACAACTGGCCTTGGAGGGTGGGGTCGAGTCTGAACCTGCTCAAGCCGCACCTGCACCAGAGCTTCCACAACCAGTCCAAGAAATGCTAAGGGGTTACCTTCACAAG GCCAGGGCCAAGGCTAGTGAGCTTTCTGCCCTTCAAGCTCTAGAGAAGGAGTGTGCCTCCCTGAAGGAGGAGAAACGCCGCTGGGAGCGCCAAGAGGAGGCCTACAAGGACTCCTTGAAGGTGGCTCAGAAGGCTAAGGAGGAGGCCAGCAAGAGACTACACGAAGCAGGGCAGGCCCATGTCGAACTTCTGGGGCAG AAAAAACTCGAAGACCACTGCGTCGATCGAGAGCTGAAGCTGGGAGCGGCGAAGAAAGCACTTGAGGTTAAGACCAAAAAGCTTCTTGAAGCCAAGGTTAAGGCCTTTGACCTGCTTGAAGCCGAGCTGCGGGCAGAGTTGGTCAAAGCCTTCGCGACCAAAGATGAGGAGTTGGCCTCCCAAGCTGCACACTTCAAGAAAACGGAAGAAGATCTGGTCCAAGACGCCGCGGGTGCGTTTGCCGACGGGTTTGCTGAGGCCCTTGCCCAAGCGGCTTGCGCGAACCCGAGGATCGACGTCTCCGAGTGCAGCCCGATGAACGAAATAGTAGAAGGCAAACTTGTGCCTTTAGAAGCTCATGAGGATTAG
- the LOC137838130 gene encoding uncharacterized protein, giving the protein MTLDAEQATRIFNGLASTDSQDQYDGRSTRKKGWIEDTLLAQNQILTQQVEQLTTQMAKLSQQLHVIQRQNQELRCELCGGEHSSEQCAYQNNSFEEKAFYMEDQGKQGTFQQLQLLDHVSQERMSKMEDSTKKFTHTMLVVQKNVENFETQIKQLTQELRELMEKCKSITTRSGVVVGKGICDNLQSKERDIESEERKIDREEKKEEEEKNKSEEGEVKEKNDRVQEEKKKRKKRMKKEVFQL; this is encoded by the coding sequence ATGACTCTTGATGCCGAACAAGCAACGAGGATTTTTAATGGATTGGCATCAACAGATTCTCAAGACCAGTATGATGGACGAAGTACTCGGAAGAAAGGATGGATTGAAGATACATTATTGgctcaaaatcaaattttgacaCAACAGGTTGAGCAGTTAACCACACAAATGGCGAAATTGTCTCAACAATTACATGTTATTCAAAGGCAGAATCAAGAATTAAGGTGCGAACTGTGTGGAGGTGAGCATTCCAGTGAGCAATGTGCTTACCAAAATAATTCTTTTGAAGAAAAAGCTTTTTACATGGAAGATCAAGGAAAGCAAGGAACTTTTCAACAACTCCAACTATTAGATCATGTGTCCCAAGAGAGAATGAGCAAAATGGAAGATTCTACAAAAAAATTTACACACACCATGTTGGTTGTGCAGAAGAACGTTGAGAATTTTGAGACACAAATTAAGCAACTTACACAAGAGTTGAGGGAACTCATGGAGAAATGTAAGTCAATCACTACAAGAAGTGGAGTAGTTGTAGGAAAGGGGATTTGTGATAATCTACAAAGTAAGGAAAGAGACATAGAGAGTgaggaaagaaaaattgacagggaagaaaaaaaagaagaggaagaaaaaaacaAGAGTGAAGAGGGagaagtgaaagaaaaaaatgatagggtacaggaagaaaagaaaaaaaggaaaaagagaatgaaaaaagAAGTGTTCCAATTGTAG